The sequence AGAATAATCTGCTGTTCCATGTCAATGCCAGAATCCAGTTCCCTGGCATAGTTCAAGATTTGATCAGCTAGTTTGACTGGAACGCGAATTGTTTTAGTCTTGCCATTGTTCCAAGCCGAAGACCAGCTGGTACTGTTAGTTCCTGGTTGCAAAGTCATAATTTTCCTGTAACGCCTGTGTCAAGGCAGGATACAGGGTTTTTCTTGTGATTGCAACCTTGAAAAAATGCGATCGCCCAATGAATAAAGCGATCGCCCAAAAAAATAACATTAAGTTTGTGTCAATATTGTCACGGGAATGTTGACGGCGGGTAAAGCTCATCTACCTCCTCCCAGGCAAAGTCTGCCAGGGTTTCTAGGGCCTTAGCCAAGTCCACCGGGTGATCGTAATTTCCCTCCTGGAGGCGCTGGAAGAAAATTTCGATTTGCAGGAATAACAGCTTAGTGTTCATAGAGTAGCGATCGCCCCCTTAACACGATCAGCCGAAATTTCTACGTAACGTTCCAACGACTTAAAATCCTTGTGACCAGTGATTTTCTTAATCGTGTACAGGTCAGTTCCATTGCGGTGCAGTTTGGTAATGAAAGTCCGGCGGGTGGAATGAGTGCTGATACCCTTAGCCGTCAAACCCAGTCTTTCTATAGCAGCTCGTAAAATTTTATCTGCCCACCGAATCGTAATTGGCATGTCACCATCACGGCAGGGAAAGAGCCAGCCCGAACTAGAATCTGGAGTGTAATTAGATAAAGATTCAGCCAGTACAGGGTGTACAGGCACTTGTCTTGTTTGGCGCTTACCGTCTGGCGTTGCCTTGCGAGTAATCGCCCGAAAATTAATATATTCCCGTGGCGTGCCGTTGGGATTGTAAACATCCTCTATCCTTAACTTTACCAGTGCCCCCCACCGTTCCCCGGTGTACCAAGCTAAATCTAAAAGCAACTTGTATTTTTGACTTTTAATTTGCTTGCGGATTTTAGAATAGTCCGTGTCAGTTAAAATAGCCGATTGTCCGTTTCGGTTATTTTTCATGAAAATTCTCCTCAGAATTGTTCCGGATTAACCAGTTGCAATGGTTAATTCGGAACATTTGCGTTTTTAGATATAGTCAATATCTGCTTAAATACTAATGGTGGTAGGCTTTTCAGCCCTCAGTGATTGTTCTTGATTTACATAAAAGTGGAATATTTACATTGTTTTGATTACTGCTTAAAACGGGTTTATTCACTTCATTAATCTGACATGACCACCATCAACCTTTCAACGGATATCCCCTCAGCCATCAACACCTTAGAAAAACTAAAAATTGGTCGTTCTCGTTGGACATTAATACTTCCGCATTACAGATATGGTTCTCAACATCAACCTAAATTCCCTGATTACGAAAAAGGCGATTATCGAGGAATACAAGTTTTAAACGACAACTCTAAAATTATCGTTTGGTGTAAAACCGAAACTGAATGCTCAAGAGTTATTAACGCATTAAAACAATATGTAGACCCCGACCGATTAAAAGGAATAGAGCCACTACAAGTAACCAATTCTAATCAAGAATACAAAAAAATTTCTGTCACTCCGACACTATGTTAATTCTTTCCCTCCGGACAAAAAGACGTTGTACCTTCATGGAGTAAAAAACTAAGAGAAAAAAAACGTGAAAACAAACTTTGATGAAGTCTACTATAT is a genomic window of Fortiea contorta PCC 7126 containing:
- a CDS encoding tyrosine-type recombinase/integrase, with the translated sequence MKNNRNGQSAILTDTDYSKIRKQIKSQKYKLLLDLAWYTGERWGALVKLRIEDVYNPNGTPREYINFRAITRKATPDGKRQTRQVPVHPVLAESLSNYTPDSSSGWLFPCRDGDMPITIRWADKILRAAIERLGLTAKGISTHSTRRTFITKLHRNGTDLYTIKKITGHKDFKSLERYVEISADRVKGAIATL